CATCTGATCCAGATATCCCTTTTCCTTCATCTCCGGATAGGAAGTATGTCCTCCATACGCTTCCTCTTTACCTTGCACGCTGTAATGAAACGTTCTCCTGTAGTCTTGAAACGTACATGCCCCGCGATGAAGTGTATGCGCATTCATAAATAGAACGTCTCCGGGTTGACATGTAATTTTAACCTCGTTAGGTAACGGATTAGCCCCGTTATTGTTCACTTCCCATCTCTCCTCATCGGAAAGTGTACGTCGGTGCGAACCGGGAATCGCGATAAAACAAGAGTCTGGGTACAAAGGAATATTGAACTGCACATGATTGGGAATACCTTCTGGGTGATATAACTCGTTATCCCCGTAATCCCGGTGCCAACGCAATCGATAATTGATCTTCTCCGGCGACCACAGCGCATGGGCTCCCCAAAAT
The window above is part of the Paenibacillus sp. 1781tsa1 genome. Proteins encoded here:
- a CDS encoding phytanoyl-CoA dioxygenase family protein gives rise to the protein MGLKSRFLDDGYAVVTGIFVTDEVNQLKIAMEKLITKVKQEPLRYTTRYTLKQEPDYDTWGVNNIFKLDLYEPAFGDVFGNERLMDVLQEILGEELRFWGAHALWSPEKINYRLRWHRDYGDNELYHPEGIPNHVQFNIPLYPDSCFIAIPGSHRRTLSDEERWEVNNNGANPLPNEVKITCQPGDVLFMNAHTLHRGACTFQDYRRTFHYSVQGKEEAYGGHTSYPEMKEKGYLDQMHPTVQQLMINSVQWDESHPLSSVELLRKVRSKNERQNYIAGQI